The Changchengzhania lutea genomic sequence ATTCAGGACAGCCTAATCGTTGGGCTTTCCATAAATAGAAAAACCGGTTACGGTGAAGCGACTTCCAATCCATATTATAAGATCACCGTTGAAAGCATGATGGCAGAAATTAATGCTATTGGAACAGAAATTAAAAATTTCAACTTTACAACACCCGAAATATTTCATGTCTTTTTGGTTGAAAAAAACTTAACAAATTTTGCTATTTGTGCTTTAGATTTAGCGGCTCACGATTTATATGGAAAACTGCAAGAAAAACCACTTTATAAAATTTGGGGAACAACTATAGATACATTCCCAATTACAAATTACACCATAGGTCTCGCAAGCATTGATAAAATGGTTGATAAAATAAAAGAAACCCCATGGCCCATTTATAAAATAAAATTGGGTACCCATAATGACGTTAACATTATTAGAGAACTAAGGAAACACAGCAATGCCGTATTTAGAATAGATGCCAATTGCGCTTGGACCGCAGAAGAAACCATAAAAAATGCGCCATTATTAAAAGAATTAGGCGTTGAGTTTTTAGAGCAACCCTTAAGGGCAGATGATTGGGAAGGCATGAAAAAAGTAATGCAAAATATTGTTTTGCCAGTAATTGCAGACGAAAGCTGTATCGTTGAAAGCGATGTTGAACAATGCGCGAAATTCTACAGCGGTATAAACATAAAACTCACCAAATGTGGTGGACTAACACCGGCATTACGTATGATTAAAAAAGCTAAAGCTATGAACCTTAAAGTTATGGTAGGATGCATGACCGAATCTACCGTTGGCATATCTGCCATTGCCCAATTATTGCCTCAACTGGATTATGTGGATATGGATGGTGCGCTTTTATTAAAAGAAGACATTGCTGATGGTGTGATTATTCAACATGATGCCAAAGTGATTTTTCCATCCATAGGAGGTAGCGGTGTAACCTTAAAAGCATGATAAGTTATATAGATTCTTTTCCTTCTCGAGAAATTAGAATTAAAGGAAAAAACTACCTTTATTTTGGCGGCACCTCATATTTAGGACTTCAAACCGACATTGAATTTCAAGGGTTATTTGTTGAAAACATTAAAAAATTTGGTACCAATTACGGCGCATCGAGAAAATCCAATATTCGGATGTCCATTTTTCATGAAGTTGAGCAATATTTATCAAAGTTAGTTGGTAGTGAAGCCTGTATTACGATGTCGTCAGGCTATTTGGCGGGACAGCTTGTTGCTCAAGTATTAAGCACTAGTGGACTAGCATTGTTTTATGCTCCTAATACGCATTCGGCACTTTATGCATCAGGTATTAAGGATAAGAAGGCTTTTAAAACGTATAGCGCGTTAAATAAAGCCCTTGAAAATCATTTAGCAACTAATAAAAATAATATTCCAGTTGTGTTTTTAGATGCTGTTGATTTTTCTGGAATTAATTACCCTGAATTTGAAGGTCTAAAAACATTGTCCTTATCACAAATAATTTTAGTTGTAGATGATTCTCATGGCATTGGTATTGTTGGAGAAAATGGTGGTGGTGTTTATCGAAAAATTAAAATGCTAAACCCAAAAGAGCTAATTGTTTCTTCTTCTTTAGGAAAAGGTTTTGGTGTTCAGGCTGGTGCTATTTTTGGTTTAAAAAAGCGAATATCCCAACTAGGTAACACTGCTTTTTTTGGAAGTTCTAGCCCTGCTTCTCCTGCTAATTTAGCAACAATACTAAGGGCTGAAAAAATTTATAATGCAAAGCGAAACCTTTTGGAAAGCAACATGCAATTTTTCATCAATCATGTAATAGCACCTAAAAAATTTAGGTTTATGGATGGGCACCCTACTTATAGTTTTTTAAATGAAAATTTAACTGAATATTTAGAAAGGCACCATATTATCGTGACCAGCTTTCAGTATCCTGATGAAGATTCGCCAATTATGAGTAGGATTGTTATTAGTGCTGCACACACAGAAGATGATATTATTAGACTTTGCAATCTTTTAAATTTGTTTTAAAATGGTATGATTCTGATAAAAGTCCTGAATGTCATAACTACCACAGACAAAAACACTTCCTTTAAATCAAATACGTTTATAAAAAAGGGTAACAATTTTAAATTGCCACCCTTTCAATTCCTAATTTTATTAATACTTTATTTTAACCGCTGCTGCATCCATTTTATTGATCCCACCAAACAGGTGTAACCGGTGTTTCTTGATTGGCCAATACATTGGCTTCATTTCTGTTTAATTCAGTAGAAGGATAATTAGCACGTCTAAACCATTGACCAAAAAAGTCATTATCTTCACCTTCTTCCTCAGCACGTATGGTTAAGCCTGTAAATACATCATCTGAAAAATCATATCTTCTAAAATCCACAAATGTTTCAGGGTTTAAGAAATTATGGATATATTTTTCTTTCATAATATGGTGTAGCATTAAAGCACCTGCTCCTACATCAATGGATGCTTCTTCCAAGTAATCAGATCCATCAACCCCGTACATGTCCATGCTAGCTTGAATACCGTCAAGGTAAGCCGTATAAGCAGTTGCACTGGACCCAACACTTGTTGTGGTTCCGCCATTAGCCAAAAAGGCTGCTTCTGCTCTAATGAACAGGGCTTCAGCATAACTAATTAGTAAAAGTGGAGATTCTACACTAGTATAATATCCATTCTCAACAAAAAAAGTATTTGCCTCAGAACCATCAGGAGCTTCGTTAGATTTACCACTAACAAATCCTTTCCATTCATCTCCTCCAATTTCATTCTCAAAATCAAGATCGGTATCAGCGAAAAGCGGTAATCTTGGGTCGATGGTAAACACAAAAGTTGAATCATTGTTCATAGGATCAAAAGGTGTCACGTTATTTGTTATAATAGTATCAGAATATTTACTATTAAAAGGATAGTAATCTCCATTCATTGAACTTACTATCTGGCTTGCTATATCATTATGAGGGTTCCCCGACCTTCTTTCCACTATTTGAGAAGAATACCAAGGATTAATATTCTGGCTGCTATACGACATTTCAAAATTATCCTCATTGGATGTAAAACCATTGACTATACTTGTTAAAACCTCATTTGGAGTAGTTACCCCTTTATTTACTAAATGTAATTGATAACGTGCTTTGATAGTATATGCGGCACGTAACCATTTATCGGAATCTCCTCCGTAAATCAAATCAGAGGTCCCTAAATTGAATCCAGAATTGTCTGGAGCACTCAACGCTGCAATCGCGCCGTCCAAAAGGTCAAAAACCCTATTATAGATTTCCTCTTGGTTATCAAAAGTTGGAAAATTATTATCTGGACCTTCAGTAGCATCAGAATATGGGATATCATCCCATGTATCTGTAGCAATACCAAGATTAATTGCTATTAAAATATCAGAGATGGCACCAATGTGGGGTGCTCGGTTTTCAATTGCTTTTGCCTTAATTACTTTAATATTGGGTAAAATATAAAGGTAAACTTGATTCCAAAGACCACTTGCAGAAGTTTGTCCCGCTGCACCACCGCCTTGTATAACAAAGTATTGGGTGTAATTCCCAAAAGCCAATTCCGCCGAACGCTGCCCTTCCATAGTACTATGTATCACGGGTGCCATTAAATCTTTCATTCCCAGCTGCTCCAATGTCGCTGTGTTGGCTGGAGTGTTCACATCAAAATAGTCGTCACTACACCCCACGAGTGCAATCATAAAAAGTGCTAAAATTGTAGCTTTTATATTATTTTTTTTCATAATTCTTTTTTTTTAAAATATAACATTAAGACCAAATGAATAGCTCTGGCTTAAAGGAATGCTTAAGCCGGCGAACCCATAAACGTTACTTCCTGCGCTATATTGGTTTCCCTCAGGATCAAAACCGTCAAACGGTGTCCAAAGCAATATGTTATTAGCGCTCAAGTTTAAACTAAGCCTGTCTATATTTAAACTTTTGGTAATATTAGATCCAAAATCATAGGTTAATCCAATATTCCTGAGTTTAACCCATGAAGCATCTTGGACTATAACTTCAGAAGCTCTATTATAACGTGTTGAACTTCGATAATAGTTTTGATCGATTAGAACTTCGATGGTATTTGACGTAAAACCTCCGTTCCCATCATCCATAACACCATCAAGTACCGTATTTACATTACGGAAACCAGTAATGCCACGTACCCCATTTCTAATCGTATTACGCATGCTAGAATCGTAGAGGTCGCCTCCTTTTTTGTATTCTAGAACAAAATTAAATCCGAAACCTTTATATTTAAAACTATTTGTAACGGATGAAATAAAGTCTGGGAATGCATTTCCAACAATTACCCGCTCGTCTAAATTCACACGAGGCAATCCGTCTTCTCCTATATAGCGTTCGCCATTTTCGTAGCGCCATTTATAACCATATAAAGTTCCCATTTTATCGTCCTCCCTAACCTCTGAAGTTACTCCCGCAAAACCAGAATCGGCAAAAATAACAGCTTCAATATCATCGGGAATATCTAAAACTTTGCCTTCACTAGTGGACCAGTTTAATATCATGTTCCAGGTAAAGTCTTGTTTTCTGATAATATCAGCACTTAACAAAAGTTCATGGCCATAAACTTCATAATCCCCTGCATTTCTGGTAATAGCAGATAACCCAGACGAATAGGCTGTGCCTACGTTAAATATCTGATCTTTAACCCTAGTTTTAAAATAAGCATAATCTAAACGGATACGATTGTCGAAAAACCTTAAATCTGCACCAAATTCTGTAGATTGATTGCGTTCTGGTATAATATCTAAATCGCCAAGTGTTGTACTTCTTCTATAACCTCCTGCTCCCCCAAAAGGAAAATCACCATCAACTACAAAATATTGTCCTACGTCACCAAAACCAGGGCCTTTGCCAACTTCTGCCCAAGATGCTCTTAGCTTTCCAAAAGAGAAAACGTCGTTATCCCCAAATAGACCAGAGATATCATAAGCCAAACTCACCGATGGATAAAAGAACGATCTGTTTTCTTTTGGTAAAGTTGACAACCAATCATTTCTACCTGTCAATGTTAAGAATAATTTATCTTTGTAAGCCATTTTAAGTTCCCCGAATACACCCATATTACGTAATTGGGTTACCGTATTATCAAGGAAAAAATTCGTGGTGTTTCTTATTTCATTTACCCCAGGGACATTTAAACCTTCGCCACGTGCTTCGTCGTAATCTCTTTTGGAATCGGAAATTTGATGGCCTAATGTTAAATCGGTTGTGAAATTTTCACTCCAATCCTTAGTAAAGGCTACCAATAAGTTAGATTCCAATGCTGTAAAATTAATGTTTTGGTTTACAATAAAACCACCAACACTACCGCCGCCATCTAAATCTGGTCCAACATAACGGTTACGCCTGTCGGAATAATTATCAATTTGTGCAGCATAGGTAACAGTTACCCATTCCTTTGGCACCCAATTAAATGTAGCGTTGCCTACCCAACGGTTTACCTCGTCGGTAAGACCACTGGTTTCCAATAGATATCTTGGATTATCAATAATTCCAAATGAATAGTCACGTTCGGTACCGTCAGGGTTAATATAGTCATTGATTGGAAACGTACCAGAATAGTAAGCTAGGGCACTCATAACCGATCTATCTCCACCATTTGCTCTTCTACCACCAGAGTTTGTATAGGCAATGGAACTATTAATGGTGAAGTTATCAGTAACTTTATAGCCAGCTTTTAATCTAAAGTTGGTTCGATCAAAATTTGTATTTGGTAAAATACCTTCATCACTACTGTTTCCTACCGACAAAAAGTAGTCCATAACATCTGTAGCACCACTAATGCTTAAGTTTATTTGTGTATTGACTCCTGTTCTGAATATATCATACGGACTATAAAACCGGTCGTTGGATAGATCTATAACCTCTCCATCTTCGGTAGTAAATGAATCCTCGGCATATTCTGGTCCCCATGACCAGAATGTCGTACCTCCAAGTCTTGTAAAACCAGTCTCTGTATTTGGAGTGTATAGATTTCGTGGAGCATTATTAAAGCCTTCTCGATATTTGGTTTGCAAATCAGTAGTTGTTTCAACATTTCTAATAGTTGTGGAAGCGGTTAAATTTATTTTTGCTTTCCCTTGTTTTCCCTTTTTCGTGGTAATTATAATGGCACCATTAGAAGCTCTAACCCCATAAAGCGCTGTTGCTGCTGCTCCTTTTAAAACACTATAGCTTTCTATATCTTCTGGGTTAATATCTCCACCTCTGTTTGAAAATGCAAATTGTTCTGAACTATCTACGGAGTTTGATCCGACACTGGGTCTAACCTCCCCAGAGAAGGTGTCGTTATTAAGTGCCAAACCATCCACAATAATTAGCGGTTGGTTGCTTCTAGATGGGTTAACCGAGGTAATACCTCTAATTAAGATATCGACCCCACCACCGGCAGATCCAGAAGTTCTATTAATTTGTAGACCTGCAACTTGACCCTGAAGGGCTTCAAGCGCATTGGTTTGCCCTGTAAGATTAACGTCAGAAGCACTTATTTGCGTCACAGAATATCCTAAAGATTTCTGTTTCTTGGCTACACCAAATGCAGTAATAACAATTTCATCTAGTTTTCCAGTACCTTCTTCTAGACTTACGTTTAGTAGAGAACCGTTTATAGCAAGCTCTTTAGTTTTAAATCCTAAAAAAGAAAAGATCAAAATATCGCCTTGTTTTGCGGAAATTTGATAGTTCCCATCAAAATCAGTCGAGGTTCCATTGCTTGTTTCTTTAACTTGAATATTTACACCTGGTAACGGAATGTTTGAAGTATCCGTAACCGTACCGCTAACAGTAATGTTTTGAGAAAACAATAAACTAAATGCAGCTGTAAAAAAAACAAGGAAAGAGAGGGTAGTTTTTTTTTTCATATAGATTAATTTTGAGTTAATAGTTACTCAAATATATTATTTTTTATGCTGTTTTGTGCAGTTTTTTGCATTTTTTTTGCATTATTAGTTGGTTTGTTGGATATTTATAGAGAAAAAATTAAAAATTATGTTAAAACAAGAGCGCTATCAAATAATTTTAGAGAAATTAAAAGTTGACAAAAAGGTGCTTTCAGTTAAGTTAAGTGAAGAATTATCAGTTTCAGAAGATACCATTAGAAGAGATTTAAAAGACCTAGAAGCTAAAGACTTGATATATAAAGTATATGGAGGCGCTTTATTAAAAGAAAATAGGATTTTATCGTACGACGAGAGAAGTGTTTCAGATATTGCGGAGAAAAAGAAAATTGCAAAGAAAGCGGTAAATTTAATTTGCAATGGCCAAGTTATTATTATGAGTGGAAGCTCAACTAATTTAGAATTGGCTAAAATTATCCCTCCTAAAATTAATGCCACTGTATATACTTATAGCTTACCAATTGCCACGCAATTGTCTCACCACCCTTCGATAGAAGTGATTTTTATTGGAGGAAAATTGAATAAAGAAGCTCAAGTTACGGTTGGTATAGATTTAGTAAATCCAATTTATAATATAAGTGCCGATATTTGTTTTATGGGAACCGATGGGATAGATATTAGTAGAGGTTTAACAGAACCGAACTGGGAAGTGTCACGTATTAAAAGCAGTATGATCCATGCTTCTAACTATGTAGTAGTCATGTGTATTAGTAATAGGGTGAATTCTGTAAAGCGACATTCCGTGGTGCCTATTAAGGAGATTGATGCTATCATTTCCGATATAGATCCAGGTGATGAAATGTTTAAAGAGCTTAAGTCCATAGGTTTAACTGTTATTTAATCTATAAGCATGCCCGTATTTGGAAAAAAAATACTTTTCTTAGCCCTGTTAATAGCTGTTTTACATAGTTGTAAATCTAGCTATATAACTAATAACATCACTAAAAAAATTGAAACCCCTTTTTATGATAATCAATTTACGGGACTCTTAGTTTACAATCCTAAAACAAACGATACCGTTGTTAAGTATCATGCTGATAAATATTTTATTCCTGCAAGCAACACAAAAATATTCACCTTATACACCGCACTAAACACATTACCAAATAGAATTCCTTCTTTTAAATATACTATAAAGGCCGATACCATTACCATACAAGGAACAGGAGATCCTACTTTTCTGCATCCTTTTTTTAATGATAGTACAGCATTAAAAATGGCTAGAAATTACAAAAAGGTCAATTTAGTATGGGGTAATTTAGAGGATGATAAATTTGGACCCGGTTGGGCTTGGGAGGATTATGACACCTATTTTAGTCCAGAACGAAGTAGCTTTCCAATGTACGGGAATGTAGTAACAATTAATGGTAAAGATAGTTTACAAAGTACACCAAAAGCACTAAAGCAAAATATTCAATATTCCGAAACATCCAAAAGAAGGAATTATAACGATAATATCTTTTTTTATAATTTAAAGAAACGACGAGATACGATAGAAATCCCAATGGTGATCGATACTTTTTTAATAGAAAAACTATGGCAAAGTATCTTGCCGGGAAAAATATCAATATCCAATTACGCTGAGAAAAAGATGGAGTATGTTGCTTATAGCGTTCCTTCAGATTCTTTGTACAAACGAATGATGGAAATAAGCGATAACTTTTTAGCAGAACAAATGTTAATTCTTTGTTCTTCTGTATTTTCAGACACCTTAAGCTCAAGTAAAATGAGGGAACGCATTTTAGAAAACGAACTTAAAGACTTAAAACACCCACCTCGTTGGGTTGATGGCTCTGGGTTAAGTAGATATAATTTATTTACACCTACCTCTTTTGTCCAAGTGCTCACAAAATTATACAATGAAATTCCGCAAGAACGCTTATTTAATTTGTTTCCTGTTGGAGGGAAATCGGGTACATTAAAAAAATATTATTCGGGAAACGAAAAACCGTATATTTATGCCAAATCAGGAACTGTTGGAAATAATTATTCTCTAAGTGGTTATTTAATCACAAACTCCGGAAAAATGTTAATTTTTAGTTTTATGAACAATCATTACACCAACCCAACAGGTGAAGTAAAAAAACATATGCAATCCGTTTTAGAATGGCTTCGTGATAATTATTAAAAATTCAAAGGGATCATCTATAGATTAATGCATTTTTAAAATGACTTTCCTTAGTCTTTAAATTAATTAAGAACCCATTAATTAGCGCATATTCAATTTCGTTATTTCTTTCCAATAAAAAGGAAGGGATCACTCCCGGTTTTAAAACAAGTTCAGGTGTTTTATTCCCAACTCTAATTAAATTAATGGGTTTGGAAGTGGCTCTTATATCTTCGGGAAGGTCTTCTATTTGTAAATAGATATACCCTGATTTTAAGAGTCCATAAATATCTAAACTAGAAGTGTATTCTATGGATTTAAATATTTTTGGATAGACGTTCCCCTTAACAATTCTATAACCAGTAGCATCAAAAACTTTATAACCGTAATAATTAGATAAATCCCCTTGATCCATGATTTTACCTAAGTTGTAAAAATCTGTTTGATTATCATTATCTATTTCCAAACGATTAATGCCTAAATCAATTTTATAATCGTTACCTAATAAATTATAAGTTGCTCCTACAATTTTTAAGTTAAATAACTTACCATCATTTGGAGGTATTTTTTTATAATCTTTAAGAGAGATGTTTTTATAATTTTCTTTAGCTATGCTATAAATACCTGACAGTATAGACACATAGTTTAACCTTCTGACTTCCTGTTTTTCTATATCGTTTTTATAACCACCGGATTCAATCAAAATAGTACTTGTTCCCCATTTTTGTATATTATCGCCAAATGCCCTAGGTTCAAAATCATCATCATATCTGCCTACTTGTCCGGGCGCATATTTTTGAACAATACGATTCATGTACACGATGACCTTCATGGCATCTGCACGCACATTATTAATGTCTTTTTCATAATTGTATGCAGGCGCTAAATATGAAATTGTTGCTGGTTTGTCTGTACGTTCGACGTTATAATACATACTTTGATCATGCAAATTGAATCCAAAATCAGCATTAAGACTATCTCTTACTCGTTTTAATGTTTGACTTTCTGGCGATTGTAGCCTTACAGCATCTCTATTAATATCAATTCCTAAAGCATTCCGTCTTGTATATTTTTCAGCACCATCCGGATTTAAAATGGGTAAAAAATGAAGGGTTAAATTACTTAGTACAGTTTCCTTTTCTTCTAGAAATTCAGGACTGTTTAAGAAATTAAAAATATCGAAAATAGCTTGGGTCGCCGTTGGTTCGTCTCCATGCATTTGCGACCATACAAGCACATTTGTTTTGCCCTTTCCAATACTAATCAATGTTAAATCCCTCCCTTCAATAGATTGTCCTACTTTCTTTACTGTGTATTTTGGGTTGTTTTTAATTTTAGCAATTAATGGCTGGATGTCGCTGTGTTTTAATCTTCGTTTACCAATACTGGTCTCTTTATAACTATTATAAGTTTCGTATATTTTTGAAGTAAGCTTACTGTTTTGGCTAGAAACAGACATCGAAATTAATAATACTATAGCTTTTAAAAAGTGATTCATATCAATTGACCAATTTTTTAGGGGCAGATTTTAAATGAAGTTGTTTGGTGCCCTCTTTAACAGCATTTAAAAAATCCTCTCCCGGATCTGTTTTTTCTGTCCTGTAACCAGCATCTTTTTCTAGCCATAACTCATGACCTTCAAAATTTGTGTATTCATAATGTCCAATTAAATACGCAATATCATATTTTTTTGCTAGATATTTCACCAACCAAATATTGGCATTTACTTGCTTTTTTGTTAAAGGAGTCTCTTTTGTCCCACCAACATTTTCAACACCAATGGCACAATAGTTTAAACCAATTACATGTCTAGCCATGATGGTTTCTGGCATTAAGCTATAAATAGTGCCATCTCGATCTACCACAAATTGAGAAGACACATTTAAGCCACTTACAGATTTAATATCCGGTCTCCAATTTGGTAATGCTGGTTTATTAAAAGCTTTAAATGTTTTTTCAAAAGTAGTGATAGCTGTCCAATGTAAAACAATTATTTTTGGTATTATGGTAGGGGATTCTTGTTCTAAACCATAACGATCGGCAAGATAGTCTAAGGTTATTAATAAGAGCATAAATTAGTTCTTATTCTGAAAATTTTACGTATCTTTATTGTATGAAAACAAAGGTGAAGAAGCGTAAGAACCAAGATGCCCAAGAGGAAACACGGTTGCGTGTGGCCGATTATCTCCGCAAGAAATTGGGCACCCAGAGACAGGCCGCCGAGATTTTCGGTATCACCGAGCGTTCGGTAAACAAGATATGGGCGCGGTACAGGGCCGGCGGCAAGCGCGCGCTGTGCAGCAGGAAACGTGGTGTGCAGGGCGGCATGAAACTCAAGAAGGACCAGGCCCATAAGGTGCGGGAACTTATCAGGGAAAAACTTCCCGAGCAGTTGAAGCTCCCCTTCGGACTTTGGACAAGGGAAGCCGTACAGCAGCTGATATCGCAGAAGTTCGGCGTCGAGCTGTCGCGCTGGCAGGTAGGGCGCTACCTGAAAAAATGGGGGTACACTCCCCAAAAGCCCATAAGAAAGGCGTTCGAGCAAAAGCCGGAAAACGTACGGAAATGGCTGGAGGAAGAATATCCGGCGATAGAAAAAAGGGCAAAGGCAGAAAGAGCGATAATATACTTTGGGGACGAGACGGGCTGCAGGAGCGACCACCAGGCAGGCAAGAGCTATGCCCCTAAAGGAAAAACGCCTATAATAAAGGCAACGGGGAAAAGATACACGGTCAATATGATCTCCGCAATAAGCAACAGGGGGCATCTGCAGTTCATGTTGATGGAGAAGGGCTTCAACAGCGAGGTCTTTAAGATGTTCTTGCTACTGATGATAAAGTATAGCAATAAAAAGATATTTTTCATTACCGATAACCATCCCGCCCACAAGACCATCAAACTTGACCAATGGCTAGAGGAGAACAATGATAAGATCGAAGTATTGTTCATCCCGCCCTATTCCCCGGAACTGAATCCCCAGGAATACGTCAACCAAGATCTGAAGACCAATATTATCGGCAAGAAAAGGGCGATCAACAAGGAACAGCTAAAGGAAAATATCAATGATTTTATGAACAAAAGAAAAAAGGACAAACCACAAGTGAAAAAATATTTTCATCACAGACACGCCAGATATGCTGCCTGACAATCTTATAAGAACTAAATAACCTAACGATTAATAACTGTTTTCGTTCTTCATTAAAAATGATGGGCTTAGAAACTATTTTTTTTGATACACTACAGGAAAGTTGCAGCAGGAGGACTAAGCTAATTGTAAAATATTTCATCTTAAAATTATTTCTCTTTAAAGATTGGATAGGTAATATTAAACATGGGTTTAAAGATATTAATTTATCATTATAAATGATGTTTTCCTTTTTTTAACGCGTTCAATATCAAAAGGAACCAAAAACAATAGAAGTTAAAATTATACAAATGTAAGTTTGTATGGTGATTGTTTTAAGTTAATATATGTTATTTTTGAACATATAAGAAACAATTCAGAAAAAATGAAAAGTCAAATTACCACGAAATGGTTGGGAGAGATGAGGTTTGAAAGCACCAATCCGTCAGGGCATAATCTATACATAGATGCCGGGGAAGAAAATGGAGGCAAAGGGGAAGGCTATCGTCCAAAAGCGTTGATGCTGTCTGCGCTAGCAGGATGCTCCGGTTTAGATGTCGCATCCTTAATTAAAAAGATGAAGTTAAAGGTTGATAATTTTAAAATTGATATTGATGCTAATTTAACGGAAGAACATCCTAAGTATTATGATAAAGTAGTGATGCATTTTCATTTTTACGGTTCAGATTTAAATGAAAGCAAATTGCAAAAGGCGGTGGATTTATCTATTGAAAAATATTGTGGGGTTATGGAAATGTTTCGTCAATTTTCAGAATTAAGTATAGAATCACACTTTCATAATAATTAAAAAGTTCATTTCTCAAAAGAGCATAGCATATGCGTTGGACCCTCAAACCAAAACCAGAAGCACAAAAAATTGAAGACCTACAGAACATGCTGCAAGTAGATGCTACTATTGCCGCCTTATTATTACAAAGGGGTATTGAAAGCTATGATAATGCGAAACGATTTTTTAGACCAAGCCTTAGCGATTTACATGACCCATTCTTGATGAAAGATATGGACAAGGCCGTAGCCAGAATTAAAAAAGCGGTGGCCAATAAAGAAAACATCTTGGTTTATGGCGATTATGATGTTGATGGTACCACGGCGGTCGCGCTAATGTCAT encodes the following:
- a CDS encoding dipeptide epimerase, translated to MEILLRAYKLKLKHTFTISRESHDIQDSLIVGLSINRKTGYGEATSNPYYKITVESMMAEINAIGTEIKNFNFTTPEIFHVFLVEKNLTNFAICALDLAAHDLYGKLQEKPLYKIWGTTIDTFPITNYTIGLASIDKMVDKIKETPWPIYKIKLGTHNDVNIIRELRKHSNAVFRIDANCAWTAEETIKNAPLLKELGVEFLEQPLRADDWEGMKKVMQNIVLPVIADESCIVESDVEQCAKFYSGINIKLTKCGGLTPALRMIKKAKAMNLKVMVGCMTESTVGISAIAQLLPQLDYVDMDGALLLKEDIADGVIIQHDAKVIFPSIGGSGVTLKA
- a CDS encoding aminotransferase class I/II-fold pyridoxal phosphate-dependent enzyme, encoding MISYIDSFPSREIRIKGKNYLYFGGTSYLGLQTDIEFQGLFVENIKKFGTNYGASRKSNIRMSIFHEVEQYLSKLVGSEACITMSSGYLAGQLVAQVLSTSGLALFYAPNTHSALYASGIKDKKAFKTYSALNKALENHLATNKNNIPVVFLDAVDFSGINYPEFEGLKTLSLSQIILVVDDSHGIGIVGENGGGVYRKIKMLNPKELIVSSSLGKGFGVQAGAIFGLKKRISQLGNTAFFGSSSPASPANLATILRAEKIYNAKRNLLESNMQFFINHVIAPKKFRFMDGHPTYSFLNENLTEYLERHHIIVTSFQYPDEDSPIMSRIVISAAHTEDDIIRLCNLLNLF
- a CDS encoding SusD/RagB family nutrient-binding outer membrane lipoprotein, with the translated sequence MKKNNIKATILALFMIALVGCSDDYFDVNTPANTATLEQLGMKDLMAPVIHSTMEGQRSAELAFGNYTQYFVIQGGGAAGQTSASGLWNQVYLYILPNIKVIKAKAIENRAPHIGAISDILIAINLGIATDTWDDIPYSDATEGPDNNFPTFDNQEEIYNRVFDLLDGAIAALSAPDNSGFNLGTSDLIYGGDSDKWLRAAYTIKARYQLHLVNKGVTTPNEVLTSIVNGFTSNEDNFEMSYSSQNINPWYSSQIVERRSGNPHNDIASQIVSSMNGDYYPFNSKYSDTIITNNVTPFDPMNNDSTFVFTIDPRLPLFADTDLDFENEIGGDEWKGFVSGKSNEAPDGSEANTFFVENGYYTSVESPLLLISYAEALFIRAEAAFLANGGTTTSVGSSATAYTAYLDGIQASMDMYGVDGSDYLEEASIDVGAGALMLHHIMKEKYIHNFLNPETFVDFRRYDFSDDVFTGLTIRAEEEGEDNDFFGQWFRRANYPSTELNRNEANVLANQETPVTPVWWDQ
- a CDS encoding SusC/RagA family TonB-linked outer membrane protein, which gives rise to MKKKTTLSFLVFFTAAFSLLFSQNITVSGTVTDTSNIPLPGVNIQVKETSNGTSTDFDGNYQISAKQGDILIFSFLGFKTKELAINGSLLNVSLEEGTGKLDEIVITAFGVAKKQKSLGYSVTQISASDVNLTGQTNALEALQGQVAGLQINRTSGSAGGGVDILIRGITSVNPSRSNQPLIIVDGLALNNDTFSGEVRPSVGSNSVDSSEQFAFSNRGGDINPEDIESYSVLKGAAATALYGVRASNGAIIITTKKGKQGKAKINLTASTTIRNVETTTDLQTKYREGFNNAPRNLYTPNTETGFTRLGGTTFWSWGPEYAEDSFTTEDGEVIDLSNDRFYSPYDIFRTGVNTQINLSISGATDVMDYFLSVGNSSDEGILPNTNFDRTNFRLKAGYKVTDNFTINSSIAYTNSGGRRANGGDRSVMSALAYYSGTFPINDYINPDGTERDYSFGIIDNPRYLLETSGLTDEVNRWVGNATFNWVPKEWVTVTYAAQIDNYSDRRNRYVGPDLDGGGSVGGFIVNQNINFTALESNLLVAFTKDWSENFTTDLTLGHQISDSKRDYDEARGEGLNVPGVNEIRNTTNFFLDNTVTQLRNMGVFGELKMAYKDKLFLTLTGRNDWLSTLPKENRSFFYPSVSLAYDISGLFGDNDVFSFGKLRASWAEVGKGPGFGDVGQYFVVDGDFPFGGAGGYRRSTTLGDLDIIPERNQSTEFGADLRFFDNRIRLDYAYFKTRVKDQIFNVGTAYSSGLSAITRNAGDYEVYGHELLLSADIIRKQDFTWNMILNWSTSEGKVLDIPDDIEAVIFADSGFAGVTSEVREDDKMGTLYGYKWRYENGERYIGEDGLPRVNLDERVIVGNAFPDFISSVTNSFKYKGFGFNFVLEYKKGGDLYDSSMRNTIRNGVRGITGFRNVNTVLDGVMDDGNGGFTSNTIEVLIDQNYYRSSTRYNRASEVIVQDASWVKLRNIGLTYDFGSNITKSLNIDRLSLNLSANNILLWTPFDGFDPEGNQYSAGSNVYGFAGLSIPLSQSYSFGLNVIF
- a CDS encoding DeoR/GlpR family DNA-binding transcription regulator, with protein sequence MLKQERYQIILEKLKVDKKVLSVKLSEELSVSEDTIRRDLKDLEAKDLIYKVYGGALLKENRILSYDERSVSDIAEKKKIAKKAVNLICNGQVIIMSGSSTNLELAKIIPPKINATVYTYSLPIATQLSHHPSIEVIFIGGKLNKEAQVTVGIDLVNPIYNISADICFMGTDGIDISRGLTEPNWEVSRIKSSMIHASNYVVVMCISNRVNSVKRHSVVPIKEIDAIISDIDPGDEMFKELKSIGLTVI